Proteins encoded in a region of the Vibrio sp. CB1-14 genome:
- the yacG gene encoding DNA gyrase inhibitor YacG: protein MSKPTVVPCPQCQTDVVWGEESPFRPFCSKQCQMIDFGEWADEENTIPGAPDMSDSDGWSEDNY, encoded by the coding sequence ATGAGTAAACCAACTGTTGTCCCATGCCCACAATGTCAAACAGACGTGGTATGGGGTGAAGAGAGCCCGTTTCGTCCATTCTGCTCTAAGCAGTGCCAAATGATTGATTTTGGTGAATGGGCGGATGAAGAGAACACCATTCCGGGTGCTCCCGATATGTCGGACAGCGATGGCTGGTCAGAAGACAATTACTAA
- the zapD gene encoding cell division protein ZapD: protein MITNRFEHPLNEKTRIYLRVESLLRQLQHSSSFSDNYQHQIFFKSLFDLLEIFEQIQLKSELAKDLEKQRQTYRAWLNIDDVDQEMLGSILGDLDSVHRELMGAERFGQSFKEDRFLSAIRQRFGLPGGACCFDLPTLHHWLHLPIDKRMHDAEMWLTSLKPLMNALHLWLKLTRETGRFKPQIARSGLLQSEAEEANIIRLNIPMHYGVYPMVSGHKSRFTVKFIAFESGQAYPNDVEFELAICS from the coding sequence ATGATCACAAATAGATTCGAACACCCTCTTAACGAAAAAACCAGAATATATCTAAGAGTTGAATCTCTACTGAGACAGCTACAGCATTCCTCGTCTTTTTCAGATAACTACCAGCACCAGATCTTCTTTAAATCTCTGTTTGATTTATTAGAGATTTTTGAGCAGATCCAGCTTAAAAGCGAGCTGGCTAAGGATCTTGAAAAGCAGAGGCAAACCTATCGAGCCTGGCTCAACATCGACGATGTCGATCAAGAGATGCTTGGGTCGATCCTAGGCGATCTCGATAGCGTTCACCGCGAACTGATGGGCGCAGAACGTTTCGGTCAGTCCTTTAAAGAAGACCGATTCTTAAGTGCGATTCGTCAGCGTTTTGGTCTGCCAGGCGGCGCCTGCTGTTTTGATTTGCCAACACTGCACCATTGGCTGCACTTGCCTATCGACAAGCGTATGCATGATGCTGAAATGTGGCTGACATCACTCAAGCCACTGATGAACGCACTGCACTTGTGGCTAAAACTCACTCGCGAAACCGGCCGCTTTAAACCGCAAATAGCGCGTTCAGGCCTGCTTCAAAGTGAAGCTGAAGAGGCGAATATCATCAGACTCAATATTCCAATGCATTACGGCGTTTACCCAATGGTATCAGGCCATAAGAGCCGCTTTACGGTGAAGTTTATTGCTTTTGAGTCTGGGCAAGCCTACCCTAACGATGTTGAATTTGAATTAGCGATTTGCAGTTAA
- the coaE gene encoding dephospho-CoA kinase (Dephospho-CoA kinase (CoaE) performs the final step in coenzyme A biosynthesis.), giving the protein MGFVVGLTGGIASGKTTVANLFHHEFGIELVDADVVARDVVEVGSEGLNALALHFGSDILQTDGSLDRAALRARIFANDEEKQWVNNLLHPMIRQQMQQRLNASTSPYTLLVVPLLIENGLQSMADRVLVVDVAADTQIYRTMTRDGVPEQQVRSILKAQVDRDTRLMHADDVIDNNTDNAQLLPQVTQLHQKYLALCGKNR; this is encoded by the coding sequence GTGGGATTTGTAGTCGGCTTAACGGGTGGCATTGCGAGCGGAAAAACTACCGTGGCCAATCTGTTTCATCATGAGTTTGGCATCGAGCTGGTCGATGCTGACGTGGTAGCCCGCGATGTAGTTGAGGTTGGCTCAGAGGGTCTAAACGCATTAGCACTGCATTTTGGTAGTGATATTTTGCAAACTGACGGCTCGCTGGATCGCGCTGCACTTAGGGCGCGCATCTTTGCCAATGATGAAGAAAAACAGTGGGTAAACAACTTACTGCATCCGATGATCCGCCAGCAGATGCAGCAGCGTCTTAATGCCTCAACCAGCCCATATACCTTACTCGTGGTACCGCTGCTTATCGAGAACGGCTTGCAGAGCATGGCTGATCGCGTGCTTGTGGTCGATGTTGCCGCTGACACACAAATTTACCGAACAATGACACGTGACGGGGTGCCCGAACAACAGGTGCGTTCTATACTCAAAGCACAAGTCGATAGAGATACCCGACTAATGCATGCAGATGATGTGATTGATAATAATACTGATAACGCTCAACTTTTGCCCCAAGTCACACAATTGCACCAAAAGTACCTAGCATTATGCGGTAAAAATCGGTGA
- a CDS encoding prepilin peptidase — protein MDVLIYYPWLFVLFAAILGLIVGSFLNVVIHRLPIMMERGWREECAEAFPEYKITPPEGRFDLSIPRSSCPSCNTPIRIVDNIPLLSWLLLKGRCRHCDNRISIRYPLVELLTAVLSGTVAWQLGFSFYSVALIAMTFVLIAATFIDLDTMLLPDQLTLPLLWTGIALALFGISPITLQDSVIGAIAGYLCLWSVYWLFKLVTGKEGMGYGDFKLLAALGAWLGWAHLPVIILLSSVVGVVFGLIQLRMQNKGLDVAFPFGPYLAIAGWVSALWGDAITHFYLATVTGVY, from the coding sequence ATGGACGTGTTGATTTATTACCCTTGGTTGTTTGTTTTATTCGCAGCCATTCTTGGCCTTATTGTCGGAAGCTTTCTCAATGTGGTGATCCACCGATTGCCCATCATGATGGAGCGCGGCTGGCGCGAAGAGTGTGCAGAAGCCTTCCCTGAATACAAGATTACGCCACCAGAAGGACGCTTTGATCTCAGCATTCCAAGAAGCAGCTGCCCATCATGCAACACGCCCATCCGTATTGTCGACAACATCCCGCTGTTAAGCTGGCTGTTGCTCAAAGGTCGCTGCCGTCACTGTGACAACAGAATCAGTATCCGCTATCCACTAGTCGAGCTGCTCACCGCCGTCCTTAGCGGCACTGTCGCTTGGCAGCTGGGTTTTAGCTTCTACAGTGTGGCGCTGATTGCCATGACGTTTGTGCTTATCGCGGCAACCTTTATCGACCTTGATACTATGCTACTGCCCGACCAACTAACTCTACCGCTACTCTGGACAGGTATAGCCCTTGCGCTATTCGGCATCTCACCAATTACACTGCAAGATTCCGTGATTGGCGCTATCGCCGGTTACCTATGTTTATGGTCTGTCTATTGGCTATTTAAGCTAGTGACGGGTAAAGAAGGTATGGGCTATGGCGATTTCAAGCTGCTCGCGGCTCTGGGCGCTTGGCTTGGCTGGGCACATCTGCCAGTGATTATTTTACTTTCCTCAGTTGTTGGCGTTGTGTTTGGTTTGATTCAGCTTAGAATGCAAAACAAAGGTTTAGATGTGGCGTTTCCTTTTGGTCCTTACCTAGCAATTGCAGGCTGGGTTAGCGCTCTATGGGGTGATGCCATCACGCACTTCTATTTGGCGACGGTAACGGGAGTATACTAG
- a CDS encoding type II secretion system F family protein: MGKKLEPTLKAFHWKGVNSQGKKVSGQTLALTEPEARETLKQQHIQVRKLRKRSISTWTKLTQRIKGKDITILTRQLATMLSTGIPIVHAIKLIADNQAKAEMKSILSQISKGLEAGTPISRVMQVASRHFDSFYVDMVATGENSGNLAGVFDRLADYREKQEMLRSKVVKALIYPVMILLVSLGVTYLMLTTVVPEFESMFRGFNADLPWFTQQVLNLSAWFQQNGFLSINLFILATFGLKVARQRSFSVRLYTSRLVLRIPIIGQVITKASIAKFSRTLSTSFSAGIPILSSIQASAKTADNLYYQQVIQSIHSDIVAGTPIHLAMRQADAFPEMVLQMVMIGEESGTLDDMLNRVAAIYEAEVDNTVDNLGKILEPFIIVFLGTLVGGLVVAMYLPIFNLMTVIG, from the coding sequence ATGGGTAAAAAGCTCGAACCAACGCTCAAAGCGTTTCACTGGAAAGGCGTGAACAGCCAAGGTAAGAAAGTCTCAGGTCAAACATTGGCTCTGACCGAGCCTGAGGCGCGTGAAACCCTCAAGCAGCAACATATCCAGGTTCGTAAACTCAGAAAACGCAGCATTTCTACTTGGACTAAGCTGACTCAACGCATCAAAGGCAAAGACATCACCATCCTTACCCGCCAGCTTGCCACCATGCTGAGCACAGGTATTCCCATTGTTCATGCCATCAAATTGATAGCTGACAATCAGGCCAAGGCAGAGATGAAATCGATACTGTCGCAAATCAGCAAAGGACTGGAAGCCGGTACACCCATTTCACGCGTAATGCAGGTGGCTAGCCGCCACTTTGATAGCTTTTATGTCGATATGGTCGCCACCGGAGAAAACTCAGGTAACTTAGCGGGTGTGTTTGATCGCTTAGCGGACTATCGTGAAAAGCAAGAGATGCTGCGTTCCAAAGTGGTTAAAGCGCTGATTTATCCAGTCATGATCCTATTGGTTTCACTTGGTGTTACCTATCTGATGCTCACCACCGTAGTGCCAGAGTTTGAATCGATGTTTCGCGGCTTTAATGCCGACCTTCCTTGGTTTACTCAGCAAGTGCTCAATCTTTCAGCGTGGTTTCAACAGAATGGTTTTCTGAGTATTAACCTGTTTATTCTTGCCACTTTTGGCCTAAAGGTCGCTCGTCAGCGCAGTTTTAGCGTGCGGCTTTACACCAGTCGCCTTGTATTGCGAATACCTATCATAGGCCAAGTGATCACTAAAGCCTCCATTGCCAAGTTCAGTCGCACTCTATCTACCAGCTTTAGCGCCGGAATACCGATATTATCGAGCATACAAGCCAGTGCAAAAACCGCTGACAATCTCTATTACCAACAAGTGATTCAATCGATCCATTCCGATATTGTTGCCGGTACACCAATCCATCTAGCGATGCGTCAAGCGGATGCCTTTCCCGAAATGGTGCTGCAAATGGTAATGATTGGTGAAGAGTCCGGCACCCTTGATGACATGCTCAATCGCGTGGCGGCCATCTATGAAGCGGAAGTCGATAATACCGTTGATAATCTGGGTAAGATCCTCGAGCCATTTATCATTGTTTTTCTAGGAACCCTCGTTGGTGGGCTTGTGGTCGCAATGTACCTTCCTATCTTTAACTTAATGACCGTAATAGGCTAA
- the pilB gene encoding type IV-A pilus assembly ATPase PilB, with protein sequence MNSRLPIVLNDAHLISTTQKEQLVEWASLNAGSIPERIVDLGWISAQELNSFLGKLFSLTIKELHDYNPSDLCQKIGLRDTIIKHRALPLSLENHCLTIAISDPTVVETENDFRFATGLQTELVLANCQDIRSTIRKLFGDNNLDSSSETKQLTSDDLANLVQVSDAEIDNIEDLSQDDSPVSRFIHQVLMDAVRKKASDIHFEPYEHLYRIRLRCDGILIETHQPATQLSRRLAARIKILAKLDIAERRLPQDGRLKLRLSETASIDMRVSTLPTMWGEKIVLRLLDGDSANLDIDQLGYNELQKSLYLAALKKPQGMILMTGPTGSGKTVSLYTGLNILNTAERNVSTAEDPVEIHLDGINQVQINPKIGFDFSTALRSFLRQDPDVVMLGEIRDIETAEIAVKAAQTGHLVLSTLHTNSAAETVMRLKNMGVESINLASSLSLIIAQRLARKLCQHCKVIDPMLPPLRHSLAISDDELIYQASEQGCNHCNYGYLGRTGIYEVMECTHEIANALLIGASMQEIEALAQSQGMTTLKQSGIEKLRDGVTSYQELQRVLYF encoded by the coding sequence ATAAATTCTCGCCTTCCAATTGTACTTAATGATGCCCATCTAATATCCACTACTCAAAAAGAGCAATTGGTTGAGTGGGCTTCATTAAATGCAGGTTCAATACCGGAGAGGATTGTAGACTTGGGCTGGATCTCAGCCCAAGAGTTAAATAGCTTCCTAGGAAAGCTTTTCTCTCTCACCATTAAAGAACTGCATGACTACAACCCTTCTGATTTGTGCCAAAAGATAGGCCTTCGCGATACAATCATTAAACATCGTGCTCTTCCCTTGAGCCTCGAAAATCACTGTTTAACTATCGCAATATCCGATCCTACTGTAGTAGAAACTGAAAATGACTTTCGCTTTGCTACGGGGCTGCAAACTGAGTTGGTGCTAGCTAATTGCCAAGACATTCGCTCTACAATACGTAAACTTTTCGGTGACAATAACCTAGACTCCAGCTCAGAAACCAAACAACTCACCTCAGACGATCTCGCCAACCTAGTCCAAGTCAGCGATGCCGAAATCGACAACATCGAAGATCTCTCCCAAGATGATTCGCCAGTCAGTCGCTTTATCCACCAAGTCCTCATGGATGCGGTACGCAAAAAAGCTTCTGATATCCATTTCGAGCCCTATGAGCATCTATACCGCATTCGCTTACGCTGCGATGGGATCTTGATTGAGACCCACCAGCCTGCCACTCAGTTGAGTCGACGTTTGGCGGCGAGGATCAAAATCCTAGCAAAGCTAGATATCGCCGAGCGCCGATTGCCGCAGGATGGGCGTTTGAAATTGAGGCTATCGGAAACTGCTTCGATTGATATGCGCGTATCGACCTTACCTACTATGTGGGGTGAGAAGATCGTATTACGTCTGCTGGATGGCGATTCTGCTAATCTCGATATCGATCAACTGGGTTATAACGAACTGCAAAAATCCCTCTACCTTGCTGCACTTAAAAAGCCACAAGGTATGATCTTAATGACAGGGCCGACGGGAAGCGGAAAAACCGTTTCTTTGTATACTGGACTCAATATCCTCAATACCGCTGAGCGCAACGTATCAACGGCGGAAGATCCGGTTGAGATCCACCTAGATGGGATCAATCAGGTGCAAATCAATCCAAAGATCGGCTTTGATTTTTCGACCGCGCTGCGATCGTTTCTACGTCAAGATCCGGATGTGGTGATGCTGGGAGAGATCCGTGATATTGAAACGGCGGAGATCGCGGTGAAAGCAGCGCAAACCGGCCACTTAGTGCTTTCTACTCTGCACACCAACTCAGCGGCAGAGACGGTGATGCGACTTAAAAATATGGGCGTTGAAAGCATTAACCTCGCCTCTTCACTCTCACTCATCATTGCTCAGCGCCTAGCCCGCAAGCTGTGTCAGCATTGTAAGGTTATCGACCCTATGTTACCGCCACTGCGTCACTCCCTCGCCATTAGTGACGATGAACTTATCTATCAAGCCAGCGAGCAGGGCTGCAATCATTGTAACTATGGCTATTTGGGGCGTACAGGCATTTATGAAGTGATGGAGTGTACCCACGAAATCGCCAATGCTTTGCTTATCGGTGCAAGCATGCAAGAGATAGAAGCATTGGCACAATCTCAAGGGATGACCACTCTCAAACAATCGGGCATTGAAAAGCTTCGAGATGGCGTGACCAGCTATCAAGAGTTGCAGCGCGTGCTCTATTTCTAA
- a CDS encoding pilin, whose protein sequence is MRKTTKQQGFTLIELMIVVAVIGVLATVAVPTYQNYIAKSETASALATLTALKTPIETTTLETGAFPADLSAAGVSISYALGNISLTPQSSGAGTINIQFRSGDSSPKIATNTLSLQRTDAGAWSCTTNNIDADLLPKGCN, encoded by the coding sequence ATGAGAAAAACAACAAAACAACAAGGTTTTACCTTGATTGAGTTGATGATTGTGGTGGCGGTGATTGGGGTGCTGGCTACTGTGGCTGTTCCAACTTACCAAAACTACATTGCTAAGAGTGAGACAGCATCTGCGCTTGCAACACTTACAGCCCTTAAAACACCTATTGAAACAACAACTCTAGAGACAGGAGCGTTTCCCGCAGATCTCAGTGCTGCTGGAGTTTCTATCTCTTATGCATTAGGTAACATTTCATTGACACCTCAAAGTAGTGGCGCTGGAACCATAAACATTCAGTTCAGGTCTGGTGATTCTAGCCCTAAAATAGCTACCAATACTCTAAGTTTGCAAAGAACGGACGCTGGGGCCTGGAGTTGTACAACTAATAATATTGACGCAGACCTATTACCGAAAGGCTGTAATTAG